Within Haloterrigena salifodinae, the genomic segment CGTTGCTGCAGATCCGCTGGAGGAACTCGCCGGCGTCCTCGCCCTCGACCATGATCGAACTGAACGTCGTCATGTCGAACATGGACACGTTCTCGCGGGTGTGGAGGTGCTCGGCGCCCTCGATCGGGGAGCGGTTGATCCCCTGCCAGCCGTCCTGTTCGGGGATCTGCTCCTCATACTTCTCGACGAGGTCCGCGTTGGACTCGTACCACTGTGGCGTCTCCCACCCGCCGCTTTGGTAGAACTCGGCGCCCAGTTCCTGCTGTTGCCCGTAGAACGGACTCACGCGCAGCCCGCGGTGGTCGTCGGGCTGCCACCGCGGTTCGACGATGCTGTACACCTGCTCGTACCGTTTGCCGCCGCGGTCCGTGAAGTAGTCCTTGCTCCCGGCGTGGGGTTCGAACCGGTTGACGTGGATGCCGCTCGTGTCGACGGGTCCGGACGGGAGCCGCGGAACGCCGTTCTCCATCCACTCGGCGAGGATCTTCCCGTAGCCGCCGGAGTGGGTCCACCAGATCGCCAGCCCGGTCCAGAGGCCGTCGACCGCCGCCGTCTCGCCGAGCACCGGCATCCCGTCCGGCGTGTAGACGAAGATGCCGTTCTCTGTGACGCGGAAGTCTTTGCCCTCGGTCGCGGGCAGCAGTTCGTCGAATGCCTGCTGGGGCGACTTCTCGCGGTTCGGGTGCGTCGCCTTCGTCCAATGCTTATCGGTGAAACTGTGGACCGATGCCTGGCTGTCCTCGTCGTTTTTCCCCATCTCGTCCGGGTCGACGACTAGCGGCTCGTGGTTGTACGAGCCGAGTCCGTAGCCGTCGCCGTGCGTTCGGAAGTACAGCGAGTTGTCCTGGTCCCGACCGACCGGCCGGTCCGGCGGCTGGGCCATGAACTCCGTGATCTGGCTATCGCCGGGGACCTCAAGGCCGGCGGTGGCGTCGCCGATCACGTCGCCGGAACCGTCGTCGTCGAGTTCCGCGAGCGGATCCGTGACGACGTACTGGTGTTCGACGGGTGTGATCGGCAGTTCGAGGCCCGCCATTTGACCGGTCTGGTACGCCCAGTTGTTCGTCGCGAGGACGCACCGATCGCACTCGATGCGGCCGTTGTCGGTGGCGACCGCCTGGATCTCGCCGCCGTTGGTCTCGATGTCCGTCACCTCGGTGTCGCCGAAGAACCGGGCCGACGACGTCTCGATGTACCACTGCAGCGCGTCGGTCCCGGCGACCTGCCCGTCGGTCGGCGAGTAGTAGCCGCCGAGGATCTCGTCTTCGTCGACGAGCGGAAGATGCTCCGTGACTTCCTCGGGCTCGAGGAGCTCCGGCTCCGGCAGCCCGTACGAGGTGGCCCACTCGACGCGCCGCTGGAGGAAGTCCATCCGTTCCTCGGAGCGGGCGAGTTCGATGCCGCCGACTTCGTTGTAAACGCCCGCGTCCTTCAGCAGTCGGCTCGTGTAGTGGGCCGTCTTGGTCTGGATCTTCGACGGCGACGTCTGGAACATGATTCCCGGTGCGTGCGTCGACGAACCGCCGGTTACCGGAAGCGGTCCCTGATCGACGACGACCACGTCCTCTGCGCCGAGTTCCGTCAGGTGGTAGGCGATACTACAGCCGACAGCCCCGGCGCCGATAATCACTGTCTCGGCTCTCGAAGGCAAGCTTTCGGTGCTCATGTGATACCCACACATGCTACAGTCCCTCTCATAAATATACCGCTGCTTTAAGTGAAACGGGCGATCGAGACCGCTTCACGCGGCGAGTCCCACAACAGGAAAGAAAGTTGATACGTTTTTGCAAACGCGACATCGTCATCGGCTTGACCGGGCGACCGCGTCTCCGTCGCCGGTCACGGGAGCGATACGTCGACGTCAGCTTGTAGACTCGCCGCCTTGATCGTATTGTAGAGAAGCATCGTGATCGTGAGCGGCCCGACGCCGCCGGGGACTGGCGTGATCGCGTCGGCCTTCTCCTTCGCGCTCTCGAACTCGACGTCGCCGACGAGTTCGTACCCCTTCTCGGTGTCCGCATCCACGCGGTTGACGCCGACGTCAATCACGGTCGTTCCCGGCGAGAGCATCGATCCGTCGATCAGTTCCGGAACGCCGGCGGCCGCGACGACGACGTCCGCGTCTCGCGTCTTCGCCGCGAGATCGTCCGTACGCGAGTGACAGACCGTCACCGTCGCGTTCCCAGTGTCGGACTTCTGGACGAGGAGATTCGCCATCGGTTTCCCGACGATGTTCGACCGGCCGACGACGACGACGTCCGCACCCTCAGTCTCGACGCCCTCCGCCTCGAGCAGTTTCTGGATGCCGTGGGGCGTACACGGCTTGAACCGGGGCGTACCGGTGACCAATCGACCGACGTTCTCCGGGTGAAATCCGTCGACGTCCTTCTGCGGATCGATCCGCTCGAGGACGGCTTGCCGGTCGACGTGATCCGGGAGCGGTAACTGTACGAGGATACCGTGGACCGCCGGGTCGTCGTTCAATTCGTCGATCCGATCGAACAGCGCGTCGGCCGGCGCGTCCGGATCGAGTTCGTGGTGGATGCTCTCGATCCCGAGGTCGTTGCAGGCCTGTCGTTTCATCGAGACGTATGTCTCGCTCGCGCCGTCATCGCTCATCAGGACTGTCGCCAGCCCCGGCGTCGTGCCGGCGTCCGCGAGGGTCTCGAGGCACGGTTCCAGGTCTGCCGTGATACGATCCGCGATTTCGTTCCCGTCGATGATCCGTGTCATAGCTGATCTTGTTCCGATCGCTGCGGGCTGCGTCCGCTCGAGGAGACGTGGCGCTACGGCCGGTACCGCGTCGGATACCGGCGCCGTCGTTCGTCGAGACGGACCGCATCGACCCGCAACGATGTCGACTAAAGGGTTTCCGAGGAGGGTAATTAATCCACGTGTCGATTGCTACTCCGCTCCGCAGTCGGGCTCGCCTCAGTAGACGTCCGTCTCCCGAATCGCACGCTGCGATCGATATCACGGTCGGATTCGGCGGGCCGGTTTATACACCCGTAGTATTTGCGGTGGAACCCTATCCGTCTCTGTGCGCTCTCTCCGAACGGCACCGAACTGTGGTGCCGAAACCGGGACGGAAGAGTCTGCAACCGTGACCAGATACCGTCCCAACTCCCGGGCTTCGCCCCGGTCCCGGGTCCTCATCCTCAACCAGATCCCAGACACCCTCTCCAGTTTCGTGCTTCGGCCGTCGAACGACGATGGCGTCGCC encodes:
- a CDS encoding GcvT family protein, which codes for MSTESLPSRAETVIIGAGAVGCSIAYHLTELGAEDVVVVDQGPLPVTGGSSTHAPGIMFQTSPSKIQTKTAHYTSRLLKDAGVYNEVGGIELARSEERMDFLQRRVEWATSYGLPEPELLEPEEVTEHLPLVDEDEILGGYYSPTDGQVAGTDALQWYIETSSARFFGDTEVTDIETNGGEIQAVATDNGRIECDRCVLATNNWAYQTGQMAGLELPITPVEHQYVVTDPLAELDDDGSGDVIGDATAGLEVPGDSQITEFMAQPPDRPVGRDQDNSLYFRTHGDGYGLGSYNHEPLVVDPDEMGKNDEDSQASVHSFTDKHWTKATHPNREKSPQQAFDELLPATEGKDFRVTENGIFVYTPDGMPVLGETAAVDGLWTGLAIWWTHSGGYGKILAEWMENGVPRLPSGPVDTSGIHVNRFEPHAGSKDYFTDRGGKRYEQVYSIVEPRWQPDDHRGLRVSPFYGQQQELGAEFYQSGGWETPQWYESNADLVEKYEEQIPEQDGWQGINRSPIEGAEHLHTRENVSMFDMTTFSSIMVEGEDAGEFLQRICSNDMEIDVGKVRYTTMLNEGGTIIADLTVARLDEDEYMVTTGGGNSPGIHGSWIEDHAPDTVSVTIEESAKCTVGLWGPKSRLLLQRVTDADVSNDEFPYFSCKRLYVGDVPVIALRVSYVGELGWELWAPSEYGQKLWNTLWEAGEDLDVRPMGGGALESMRLEKGFRLWGTDVDTDVDPFAAGLPFAVDLDTEFIGKEALVEAKEEGIDTEVACLTVDDSTDAMLSGRPVLADGEAVGYVQAGGYGYSVGESIAYTYLPSEYADAGTSVQIQCEGETYDATVRDEPLFDPGRDKIIR
- a CDS encoding bifunctional methylenetetrahydrofolate dehydrogenase/methenyltetrahydrofolate cyclohydrolase, whose amino-acid sequence is MTRIIDGNEIADRITADLEPCLETLADAGTTPGLATVLMSDDGASETYVSMKRQACNDLGIESIHHELDPDAPADALFDRIDELNDDPAVHGILVQLPLPDHVDRQAVLERIDPQKDVDGFHPENVGRLVTGTPRFKPCTPHGIQKLLEAEGVETEGADVVVVGRSNIVGKPMANLLVQKSDTGNATVTVCHSRTDDLAAKTRDADVVVAAAGVPELIDGSMLSPGTTVIDVGVNRVDADTEKGYELVGDVEFESAKEKADAITPVPGGVGPLTITMLLYNTIKAASLQADVDVSLP